The following are from one region of the Roseobacter fucihabitans genome:
- a CDS encoding LysR family substrate-binding domain-containing protein — MPVQSDPLVVLLPRAHPLSMRAVIPVSALKDTPFVTGSVDRWVVFHRHLNRLCRQAGFEPNVVQTGPDTLSIIGLVACGMGVTIQADNAQVRADLRIVTRPIMEAHDPVITHAVWRRDMQDKASLLMRAYLHAAFATP, encoded by the coding sequence ATACCCGTTCAGAGCGACCCGCTTGTGGTGCTCTTGCCGCGTGCCCATCCGCTGAGTATGCGCGCGGTGATTCCAGTTTCGGCCCTCAAGGATACGCCTTTTGTGACCGGGTCGGTGGATCGCTGGGTGGTCTTTCATCGCCATCTTAACAGGTTATGCCGCCAGGCAGGTTTTGAGCCCAATGTCGTCCAAACCGGCCCCGACACGCTCAGCATCATCGGGCTTGTCGCCTGCGGTATGGGCGTCACAATCCAGGCCGATAACGCGCAGGTGCGTGCGGACCTGCGCATCGTCACGCGGCCCATCATGGAGGCGCATGACCCCGTGATCACCCATGCGGTTTGGCGCAGGGACATGCAGGACAAGGCCAGCTTGCTCATGCGCGCCTATCTTCACGCGGCTTTTGCGACGCCCTGA
- a CDS encoding pyruvate carboxylase, with protein sequence MTEFRKILIANRGEIAIRIMRAVNEMGKKTVAVYAEEDKLGLHRFKADEAYRIGEGLGPVAAYLSIDEIIRVAKASGADAIHPGYGLLSENPDFVDACDQNGITFIGPRAETMRALGDKASARRVAMAANVPVIPATEVLGDDMKAIKAEAKEVGYPLMLKASWGGGGRGMRPIAAESELEEKVLEGRREAEAAFGNGEGYLEKMILRARHVEVQILGDKHGNMYHLFERDCSVQRRNQKVVERAPAPYLSEEQRAEVCKLGYEICKHVNYECAGTVEFLMDMEDGKFYFIEVNPRVQVEHTVTEEVTGIDIVQAQILIAEGKTIAEATGKATQEDVHLNGHALQTRITTEDPQNNFIPDYGRITAFREATGMGIRLDGGTAYSGGVITRYYDSLLVKVTAKAQTPEAAIARMDRALREFRIRGVSTNIAFVENLLKHPTFLDNTYHTKFIDQTPELFQFSKRRDRGTKVLTYIADITVNGHPETKNHPRPPAHMKDPKPPAQRGEPMMGTRNLLEQKGPQGVADWMMQQRQLLITDTTMRDGHQSLLATRMRSHDMIKVAPAYAANLPQLFSMECWGGATFDVAYRFLQECPWQRLRDLRAAMPNVMTQMLLRASNGVGYTNYPDNVVQEFVRVAAGTGVDVFRVFDSLNWVENMRVAMDAVIENDKVCEGSICYTGDINDPDRAKYNLKYYVDMGKELRDAGAHVLGLKDMAGLLKPAAARQLVKALKSEVGLPIHFHTHDTAGVACATILAAAEAGVDAVDCAMDALSGNTSQATLGSVVEALRHTDRDTGLSMRAVREISDYWEEVRSHYAAFETGMQAPSSEVYLHEMPGGQFTNLKAQAASLGLEDRWPDVARTYADVNQMFGDIVKVTPSSKVVGDMALMMVAQGLTRDDVENPATDVSFPDSVVDMMRGNLGQPPGGFPEGIVKKVLKGEKPNMDRPGKHLPAADLEALRREASEAMNGRVVDDEDLSGYLMYPKVFLDYMGRHRTYGPVRALPTRTFFYGMEPGEEISAEIDPGKTLEIRLQAVGDTNEDGEVKVFFELNGQPRVIRVPNRLVKATTAQRPKAETGNANHIGAPMPGVVASVVATVGSKVKAGDLLLTIEAMKMETGIHAERAATIKAVHVTPGGQIDAKDLLVELE encoded by the coding sequence ATGACCGAATTCCGCAAAATCCTGATCGCCAACCGGGGTGAAATCGCCATCCGCATCATGCGCGCGGTCAATGAGATGGGCAAAAAGACAGTCGCCGTTTATGCCGAAGAGGATAAATTGGGCCTGCACCGGTTCAAGGCGGATGAGGCTTACCGCATCGGCGAGGGGTTGGGGCCGGTAGCTGCATATTTGTCGATCGATGAAATCATCAGGGTGGCCAAGGCCTCCGGCGCAGATGCCATCCATCCTGGGTATGGTTTGTTGTCTGAGAACCCCGATTTCGTCGATGCCTGTGATCAGAACGGGATCACATTTATCGGGCCACGCGCCGAAACGATGCGCGCGCTTGGCGACAAGGCTTCCGCGCGCCGCGTTGCCATGGCGGCGAATGTGCCGGTTATTCCTGCAACGGAAGTTCTGGGCGATGACATGAAGGCCATCAAGGCGGAAGCCAAGGAGGTCGGCTATCCGCTGATGCTCAAGGCGTCATGGGGCGGTGGCGGGCGTGGGATGCGCCCGATTGCCGCCGAATCCGAATTGGAAGAAAAGGTGCTTGAAGGGCGTCGCGAGGCGGAGGCCGCTTTTGGCAATGGCGAGGGCTATCTCGAAAAGATGATCCTCAGGGCGCGCCACGTTGAGGTGCAGATCCTGGGCGACAAACATGGCAATATGTATCACCTGTTTGAGCGTGACTGCTCGGTGCAGCGCCGCAACCAGAAGGTCGTGGAGCGCGCACCTGCTCCTTATCTGAGCGAGGAACAGCGCGCAGAAGTTTGCAAACTGGGCTATGAGATTTGCAAACATGTGAATTATGAATGCGCCGGCACCGTCGAATTCCTGATGGATATGGAGGACGGTAAGTTCTATTTCATTGAGGTCAACCCCCGCGTTCAGGTCGAACATACCGTCACCGAAGAGGTCACGGGCATCGACATCGTGCAGGCGCAGATCCTGATCGCCGAGGGCAAAACCATCGCCGAAGCCACCGGCAAAGCGACACAGGAAGACGTGCATTTGAACGGCCACGCTTTGCAAACTCGGATCACTACGGAAGATCCGCAAAACAATTTCATCCCCGATTATGGCCGCATTACCGCCTTTCGCGAGGCCACCGGCATGGGCATTCGCCTAGATGGGGGTACGGCCTATTCCGGCGGCGTGATTACGCGCTATTACGACAGCCTGTTGGTCAAGGTGACCGCCAAGGCGCAGACCCCGGAGGCCGCGATTGCCCGGATGGACCGCGCGTTGCGCGAGTTCCGTATTCGCGGCGTCAGCACCAATATTGCCTTTGTCGAGAACCTGCTGAAGCATCCGACGTTTCTCGACAACACGTATCATACGAAATTCATCGACCAGACGCCGGAGTTGTTCCAATTCTCCAAGCGGCGCGACCGGGGTACAAAGGTGCTGACATATATCGCCGACATCACGGTGAACGGGCATCCCGAAACCAAAAACCACCCCCGCCCGCCCGCGCATATGAAAGACCCCAAACCGCCCGCGCAACGCGGCGAGCCGATGATGGGGACGCGCAATCTGTTGGAGCAAAAGGGTCCGCAGGGGGTTGCCGATTGGATGATGCAGCAACGCCAATTGCTAATCACGGACACCACCATGCGCGATGGGCATCAATCCTTGCTGGCCACGCGGATGCGCAGCCATGACATGATCAAGGTGGCGCCCGCTTATGCCGCCAATCTGCCGCAGCTGTTTTCCATGGAATGCTGGGGCGGGGCGACCTTTGATGTGGCCTATCGCTTCTTGCAGGAGTGCCCCTGGCAGCGCCTGCGCGATCTGCGCGCGGCCATGCCGAACGTTATGACACAGATGTTGTTGCGCGCCTCCAACGGGGTTGGTTACACCAATTACCCCGACAATGTGGTGCAGGAATTCGTACGCGTCGCCGCAGGGACCGGGGTCGATGTATTCCGCGTCTTTGACAGTCTCAATTGGGTGGAAAACATGCGCGTCGCGATGGACGCGGTGATCGAGAATGACAAGGTTTGCGAAGGCTCGATTTGCTACACCGGGGACATCAATGATCCGGATCGCGCGAAATATAACCTCAAATATTACGTCGATATGGGCAAGGAATTGCGCGACGCGGGCGCACATGTTTTGGGCCTCAAGGATATGGCGGGGCTGTTGAAACCCGCCGCCGCGCGCCAATTGGTCAAGGCGCTGAAATCCGAGGTCGGCCTGCCGATCCATTTTCATACACATGATACGGCGGGGGTGGCTTGTGCCACTATTCTGGCCGCTGCTGAGGCGGGTGTGGATGCGGTGGATTGCGCCATGGATGCGCTGTCGGGCAACACATCTCAGGCCACGCTGGGATCGGTCGTCGAGGCGCTGCGCCACACTGATCGCGATACCGGTCTCAGCATGCGGGCCGTGCGCGAGATTTCCGATTACTGGGAAGAGGTGCGCAGCCATTACGCCGCCTTTGAAACCGGCATGCAGGCCCCCTCCTCCGAGGTATATCTGCACGAAATGCCAGGCGGGCAATTTACCAACCTCAAAGCTCAGGCCGCATCGCTCGGGCTGGAGGATCGCTGGCCTGACGTGGCGCGCACCTATGCGGATGTGAACCAGATGTTTGGGGATATCGTCAAGGTAACGCCCTCGTCGAAGGTTGTGGGGGACATGGCGCTGATGATGGTGGCGCAGGGTCTAACCCGCGATGATGTGGAAAATCCCGCCACGGATGTGTCCTTTCCCGACAGCGTTGTGGATATGATGCGCGGCAATCTGGGTCAACCGCCGGGCGGGTTTCCGGAAGGAATCGTAAAAAAGGTCCTCAAGGGTGAAAAACCCAACATGGATCGCCCCGGTAAACACCTGCCCGCGGCAGACCTCGAAGCGCTGCGCCGTGAGGCATCAGAGGCGATGAACGGGCGTGTGGTGGATGACGAGGATCTATCGGGATATTTGATGTATCCCAAGGTCTTCCTCGATTATATGGGCCGCCATCGCACCTATGGGCCGGTGCGCGCGCTCCCCACGCGCACCTTCTTTTACGGCATGGAGCCCGGCGAAGAGATTTCAGCCGAAATCGACCCTGGCAAGACGCTGGAAATCCGCCTTCAGGCCGTTGGCGACACCAATGAGGACGGCGAGGTCAAAGTGTTTTTCGAGCTGAACGGCCAGCCGCGTGTGATCCGCGTGCCCAACCGCTTGGTCAAGGCCACCACGGCCCAACGCCCCAAGGCAGAGACCGGAAATGCCAATCACATCGGCGCACCAATGCCCGGCGTGGTGGCCTCGGTCGTGGCAACGGTCGGGAGTAAGGTCAAGGCGGGTGATCTGTTGTTGACCATCGAAGCGATGAAGATGGAAACCGGTATCCATGCGGAGCGCGCAGCCACGATCAAGGCGGTTCACGTCACGCCCGGTGGTCAGATCGATGCAAAGGACCTGCTTGTCGAGCTGGAATAG
- a CDS encoding alpha-hydroxy acid oxidase: protein MTDLHAKYPAISDLRKRARKRMPHFVWEYLDSATGIEATKHRNRTGLDRVGLMPSVLHGEFDPDLATSFLGRVYPLPFGIAPLGMSGLMWADSEGHLARAAARAGIPYALSTVATQSPEDLAPHLGSDAWFQMYPPRDEAIRIDMLARAKSAGFSTLILTVDVPVASRRERQTRSGLTLPPRLTPRLMAQVMTRPAWALAMAKRGMPRMRTLEKYAPETATALSSTAHVGYLLRTAPDWEYVHWLRDAWEGSFILKGVLRPQDAQKAQSAGVDALWVSNHAGRQFDGAPASIDALPKVRAATDLPLIFDSGIEGGLDILRALASGANFVMLGRAFHYALAALGPKGIDHLVDMLSKDLIANMGQLGARTLRDLPTPFRLDGGDPPFALT, encoded by the coding sequence ATGACCGACTTACACGCCAAATACCCCGCGATCAGCGATTTACGTAAGCGCGCGCGCAAAAGAATGCCCCACTTCGTTTGGGAATACCTCGACTCCGCGACCGGCATCGAGGCGACCAAACATCGCAATCGCACGGGTCTCGACCGGGTCGGGTTGATGCCTTCCGTGTTGCACGGTGAATTCGACCCCGATCTAGCAACGTCTTTCTTGGGGCGTGTATACCCCCTGCCCTTTGGGATCGCGCCTCTGGGCATGTCCGGCCTGATGTGGGCGGACAGCGAAGGCCACCTTGCGCGCGCGGCGGCGCGGGCGGGCATCCCCTATGCGCTCTCGACCGTGGCCACGCAATCGCCCGAAGACCTCGCCCCCCACCTTGGATCCGACGCATGGTTTCAGATGTATCCGCCGCGTGATGAGGCGATCCGAATCGATATGCTCGCACGGGCGAAATCCGCCGGATTTTCTACGCTTATTCTGACCGTCGATGTGCCGGTGGCTTCGCGGCGCGAACGCCAGACGCGCTCGGGCCTGACCCTGCCCCCGCGCCTGACGCCGCGGCTCATGGCGCAGGTTATGACGCGCCCCGCCTGGGCGCTGGCCATGGCAAAACGGGGTATGCCGCGCATGCGCACCTTAGAAAAATACGCGCCTGAGACGGCCACGGCGCTCTCCTCGACCGCGCATGTCGGCTATCTGCTGCGCACCGCGCCGGATTGGGAATATGTGCATTGGTTGCGCGATGCCTGGGAGGGGTCGTTTATTCTCAAAGGGGTATTGCGCCCGCAGGACGCGCAAAAAGCCCAGAGTGCCGGGGTCGATGCGCTTTGGGTTTCCAACCATGCGGGACGACAATTTGACGGCGCACCCGCGTCCATTGATGCCTTGCCGAAGGTGCGCGCGGCAACCGATCTGCCGCTGATATTCGATTCCGGCATTGAGGGCGGATTGGACATTCTGCGCGCGCTTGCGTCGGGGGCTAATTTCGTCATGCTGGGACGCGCGTTTCATTATGCACTGGCGGCCCTTGGACCCAAAGGCATCGATCATCTCGTTGACATGCTGAGCAAGGACCTGATCGCAAACATGGGGCAACTCGGTGCCAGAACGCTGCGCGACCTTCCGACCCCGTTTCGGCTGGACGGCGGGGATCCCCCTTTTGCGTTGACCTAA
- a CDS encoding SulP family inorganic anion transporter, producing MTWRFGQPADEAPHIAPSATPQKMGARARLRMMMPFLDWLPMVTPATFRADLFAGLTNAAIVLPQGIAFAAIAGLPPQYGLYTAMVTPVIAALFGSSWHLVSGPTTAISVVIFATLSENFVPGSPEFISAVFSITLLAGLFQLCLGLVNLGQLVSLVSHSVMVGFTAGAAILIFLSQLPGFIGKSLPRPDELFAFARELWHALPHLSPYVLAVSVTTLLVAILLKKVKPNWPNYLIALIMGSALAYLLDTASSLLGWGDTGLAFVQAIDSGIPPIAVPEMSFEVVRDLSQGAFALALIGLLEAVSIARAMSLQSHQSLNSNQEIIGQGLSNIGGSFFSAYMGSGSFTRSSLNLESGAKTPLAAILAALFLLIILVMISPLIAYIPIAAMSGLIMLVAWKLIDVKEIRHILTTSGSETMIFLITFIVVLLVDLEFAIYAGVIVSLSLFLRKTMRPGLPVNVPNADVEGRPFMSPIHWRLPECPQAMFIRVQGPMYFGAVEYLEKEFRKLERQRPGQKHLGLLVDGSVGIDLAGAEWLVEESRNRKELGGSLYVIGRYPPLRRQMDQFHVTRMIGKDHMFRRKREMLAAMVPTLDPDICAGCKLRVFLECKDRPNNALNAEPPQNDTSEGTLPSAT from the coding sequence ATGACATGGCGTTTTGGACAACCCGCAGATGAGGCTCCCCATATTGCGCCATCCGCCACGCCGCAGAAGATGGGTGCCAGAGCGCGGCTGAGAATGATGATGCCGTTTCTGGATTGGCTGCCGATGGTCACACCTGCGACCTTTCGGGCCGATCTCTTCGCAGGCCTGACCAACGCCGCCATTGTTCTGCCCCAAGGCATCGCCTTTGCCGCCATCGCTGGGCTGCCGCCGCAATACGGGCTTTATACGGCGATGGTGACGCCGGTCATCGCCGCTCTGTTCGGCAGCTCGTGGCACCTCGTCTCGGGCCCCACGACAGCAATTTCCGTTGTGATTTTTGCCACGTTGTCTGAAAATTTCGTGCCCGGCTCGCCTGAATTCATCAGCGCCGTGTTCAGCATCACCTTGCTCGCCGGGCTGTTCCAGCTTTGTCTCGGTCTCGTTAACCTCGGACAATTGGTCAGCCTGGTATCGCACTCGGTGATGGTCGGTTTTACTGCGGGTGCCGCGATTTTGATCTTTCTGAGCCAATTACCGGGCTTTATTGGTAAATCCCTACCCAGACCGGATGAGTTATTCGCCTTTGCGCGCGAACTCTGGCACGCCCTGCCCCATCTGAGCCCCTATGTCCTGGCGGTCTCGGTAACAACTTTGCTTGTTGCGATCCTCCTCAAGAAAGTAAAACCAAATTGGCCGAATTATCTCATCGCTTTGATCATGGGGAGCGCGCTGGCGTATCTGCTTGATACCGCATCATCTTTATTGGGGTGGGGTGACACCGGCCTCGCTTTTGTGCAGGCGATCGATTCCGGCATACCCCCGATTGCCGTTCCCGAGATGTCGTTCGAGGTGGTGCGCGACCTGTCCCAAGGCGCTTTTGCGCTGGCTCTGATCGGGCTGCTCGAAGCGGTCTCTATCGCGCGGGCCATGTCGCTGCAATCGCATCAATCCCTGAACTCCAATCAGGAGATCATCGGACAGGGCCTGTCCAACATCGGCGGGTCTTTCTTCTCGGCTTATATGGGCTCGGGGTCCTTCACCCGCAGCTCGCTTAATCTGGAATCGGGGGCTAAAACGCCACTGGCCGCGATCCTGGCGGCGCTTTTCCTGTTGATCATCCTCGTTATGATCAGCCCGCTGATCGCCTATATTCCAATTGCGGCCATGTCGGGGTTGATCATGCTGGTGGCGTGGAAACTGATCGATGTCAAAGAAATCCGGCACATCCTGACGACAAGCGGCTCTGAAACGATGATCTTCCTGATTACGTTCATCGTGGTGCTTTTGGTGGATCTGGAATTTGCCATTTATGCGGGCGTGATCGTGTCTCTGTCGCTGTTCTTGCGCAAAACCATGCGCCCCGGCCTGCCCGTGAATGTCCCGAATGCTGACGTGGAGGGGCGCCCCTTCATGAGCCCCATCCATTGGCGCTTGCCCGAATGTCCGCAGGCGATGTTCATCCGCGTGCAGGGGCCGATGTATTTCGGGGCCGTCGAGTATCTTGAAAAAGAGTTCCGCAAGCTGGAACGACAACGCCCCGGTCAAAAGCACCTGGGATTGCTGGTGGATGGATCCGTCGGCATTGACCTGGCGGGGGCCGAATGGTTGGTTGAAGAAAGCCGCAACCGCAAGGAGCTTGGTGGCAGCCTCTATGTCATTGGCCGTTACCCGCCGCTGCGCCGGCAGATGGATCAATTCCACGTCACGCGGATGATCGGGAAAGACCATATGTTCCGTCGTAAACGTGAAATGCTGGCGGCCATGGTGCCGACGCTTGATCCCGACATATGTGCGGGCTGTAAACTGCGCGTGTTTCTGGAGTGCAAAGACAGACCGAACAACGCGCTCAACGCAGAGCCGCCACAGAATGACACCTCCGAGGGAACGTTACCTTCGGCGACGTAA
- a CDS encoding bifunctional diguanylate cyclase/phosphodiesterase has translation MRNENTKIEKPVPDEAQASDPAAITDAWNVTANRLKTAFWVYDVDASRIIFANPSACKLWQAEDENSLRLRDFTKDMSPTVAKRLKQYQIDFIEQDTTFSELWTLYPNGVPTSLRIVFRGYRLPDGRMAMQCEVIDRADAEPENLRSAEALLHTDVMIALHDVDGPPSYMNPAARNAATHAGQTIMEKFIDFADYQALIASIEKASEHRMVCRVSTSEGPRWHDLTAKPCKDAATGNPAILITAIDVSELKIARDKARYLAERDQLTGCYNRSYLQQHIATIGRHETRRAALLCFDVDRFKQINDRLGHEMGDIVLKEIAKRTAEVIGSDNILVRLGGDEFVVVLQDAACETELIQKVDDILESVSQPIFNEMTRVSTSVSIGISTFLPASVNFAVTMREADIALYASKQAGRNRATFFSDEMGVEAKARDLVELQLKHAVENKEFTLHFQPRVSMRTGKVVSAEALVRWNHPQRGLIMPSEFIAICEETGLIEDLGQLVLELGCRQAITWHQTGLDIDLSLNISPRQFENQRLLQSLERFARHPDFPENKIELEITENVLIGDHDLIAEKLSTISKLGYRIAIDDFGTGYSNLSYISRFPLHCLKIDQSFISQLPKSGPIISLILTLGRQIGATIVAEGVESCEQLAWLRDHDCDEVQGYFLSPPVQAKNLPAMIQLLNLSTGVIRDAHEKFILSDTSHGNPAE, from the coding sequence ATGCGCAACGAAAATACCAAGATCGAAAAACCTGTGCCGGATGAGGCGCAGGCAAGCGATCCTGCGGCCATAACCGATGCCTGGAACGTCACCGCAAACCGGTTGAAGACGGCTTTCTGGGTATATGACGTGGACGCCTCGCGCATTATTTTCGCCAATCCTTCCGCCTGTAAGCTCTGGCAGGCCGAAGATGAAAACAGTTTGCGATTGCGCGACTTCACCAAAGACATGTCGCCGACCGTCGCCAAGCGCCTCAAACAATATCAAATCGATTTCATAGAACAGGATACAACCTTCAGCGAATTATGGACGCTTTATCCAAACGGCGTACCAACAAGCCTGAGGATCGTTTTCAGGGGCTACCGCCTGCCCGATGGGCGAATGGCCATGCAATGTGAAGTGATCGACCGTGCTGATGCCGAACCCGAGAACCTGCGCAGCGCCGAAGCGCTGTTGCACACAGACGTCATGATCGCATTGCATGACGTCGATGGTCCGCCCAGCTATATGAACCCGGCCGCGCGCAACGCGGCAACCCATGCGGGTCAAACCATCATGGAAAAATTCATAGACTTTGCAGATTATCAGGCACTCATTGCATCTATTGAGAAGGCGTCGGAACACAGGATGGTTTGCCGCGTCAGTACCAGCGAAGGTCCGCGCTGGCATGATCTGACGGCGAAACCATGCAAGGATGCCGCCACCGGGAATCCAGCCATCCTGATCACCGCCATCGATGTCAGCGAACTCAAGATTGCAAGAGATAAGGCCCGTTATCTGGCCGAAAGAGACCAGCTGACAGGCTGTTACAATCGCTCCTATTTGCAACAACATATCGCGACAATCGGGCGGCACGAAACACGCCGCGCTGCTCTTTTGTGCTTTGATGTGGACCGTTTCAAACAAATCAATGACCGGCTTGGTCATGAAATGGGCGACATCGTCCTCAAGGAAATTGCGAAACGCACGGCAGAGGTGATCGGAAGTGACAATATCCTCGTCCGTCTGGGCGGGGATGAATTCGTCGTGGTCCTTCAAGATGCCGCGTGTGAAACCGAGCTGATCCAGAAGGTTGATGATATTCTGGAATCGGTTTCTCAGCCGATTTTCAACGAGATGACCCGCGTCAGCACATCCGTTAGCATCGGGATTTCCACGTTCCTGCCTGCTTCGGTCAATTTTGCAGTCACCATGCGCGAGGCTGATATCGCGCTCTACGCCTCCAAACAGGCCGGTCGCAACCGTGCAACCTTTTTCAGCGATGAAATGGGCGTTGAGGCAAAAGCCCGAGATCTTGTTGAATTGCAGCTGAAACACGCGGTCGAAAACAAGGAGTTCACCCTGCACTTTCAGCCTCGGGTCAGTATGCGGACCGGAAAGGTGGTCTCGGCCGAGGCCCTCGTAAGGTGGAATCATCCGCAGCGTGGCCTGATCATGCCAAGTGAATTCATTGCAATTTGCGAAGAGACCGGGTTGATTGAGGACCTGGGCCAACTTGTGCTGGAATTGGGGTGTCGACAGGCCATTACGTGGCATCAAACCGGTCTTGATATCGATCTTTCTTTGAATATTTCGCCGCGCCAATTCGAAAACCAGAGACTATTGCAATCTTTGGAACGTTTCGCGCGCCATCCAGATTTTCCAGAAAACAAAATTGAATTGGAAATCACTGAAAATGTGCTGATTGGGGATCATGATCTGATTGCCGAAAAACTCTCAACGATTTCAAAATTGGGGTATCGTATCGCGATTGACGATTTTGGAACCGGCTACTCAAATCTCTCCTATATCTCCCGGTTTCCGCTGCACTGTCTGAAAATTGACCAGTCCTTCATTTCACAATTACCCAAATCCGGTCCGATCATCAGCTTGATCCTCACCCTGGGTAGGCAAATAGGGGCAACAATTGTTGCCGAAGGCGTGGAATCCTGTGAGCAACTCGCCTGGCTGCGGGATCATGACTGTGACGAGGTTCAGGGGTATTTTCTGTCGCCACCGGTCCAGGCCAAAAATCTGCCCGCAATGATTCAACTCCTGAACCTTTCAACCGGCGTGATCCGCGACGCCCATGAAAAATTCATCCTTTCAGATACGTCTCACGGCAACCCCGCCGAATAA
- a CDS encoding glutathione S-transferase family protein produces MIELFACLGSGNSFKPWLALQQLGKPFKLCLVDVLNGQQKSPDFLAINPLGVVPFLVTSTGASIGESNAMLWYLAEDSPLMPTRAEERAQALQWMFFEQTKLEPFISPARFFTTLKPEERDLRASDIEIWQALAEPNLFRLDAHLESREFMLDSGYSLADIAIFGYVHVIAEAGLSLLDYPAISRWITAVEATKGFRPLAELSPAKIKAA; encoded by the coding sequence GTGATTGAATTATTCGCGTGTTTAGGATCGGGGAATAGTTTTAAACCCTGGTTGGCCCTGCAACAGCTTGGCAAACCCTTCAAGCTGTGTTTGGTCGATGTTCTGAATGGCCAGCAAAAATCGCCTGACTTTTTAGCGATCAACCCTCTTGGCGTGGTCCCCTTTCTTGTGACATCGACCGGTGCGTCCATCGGCGAGAGCAACGCAATGCTGTGGTATCTCGCAGAAGATAGCCCCCTGATGCCCACCCGCGCCGAGGAACGCGCACAAGCGCTGCAATGGATGTTTTTCGAGCAAACAAAACTTGAGCCTTTCATTTCACCCGCACGGTTTTTTACCACCCTCAAACCGGAAGAGCGTGACCTGCGAGCGAGCGATATTGAAATCTGGCAGGCGCTGGCCGAGCCAAACCTGTTCAGGCTTGATGCACATCTGGAGAGCCGCGAATTCATGTTGGACTCTGGCTATTCGCTGGCTGATATCGCGATCTTTGGGTATGTGCATGTGATCGCAGAAGCCGGTTTGTCCCTCTTGGATTATCCCGCCATATCGCGTTGGATCACAGCGGTCGAAGCAACGAAAGGGTTCCGACCTCTCGCAGAGTTGAGCCCCGCCAAAATCAAAGCCGCCTAG
- a CDS encoding polymer-forming cytoskeletal protein, translating to MPNSVIAEDLFIEGNIKSAEGSVEIKGSVSGDITALSTVVRAGGHVQGALSGKTVVLEGRHQGTLQCDDLTLSATANVEANISAQTVTAQSGAEIDGAMHICAKA from the coding sequence ATGCCGAACTCAGTCATCGCCGAAGATCTCTTCATAGAAGGCAACATCAAATCGGCGGAAGGAAGCGTTGAGATCAAGGGCTCCGTCAGCGGCGATATCACCGCGCTCTCAACCGTCGTGCGCGCGGGCGGGCACGTCCAAGGGGCTCTTTCCGGGAAAACAGTAGTTCTTGAGGGGCGCCATCAGGGCACCTTGCAATGCGATGACCTTACCCTGTCTGCGACCGCAAACGTTGAGGCAAATATTTCCGCCCAAACGGTAACGGCTCAAAGCGGTGCGGAAATTGACGGTGCCATGCACATCTGCGCCAAGGCCTGA
- a CDS encoding universal stress protein has product MLRKILVPVRGDGLVETVLGHAATLARRHKAHIVVAHCRPQAEDLMPYGMPLPAFARKTMLKQAQELANQQENDLRAELHQLAEKLELHEAQAAPGSDTTVEFVEESGRMADVIKHNGRLADIIVVAKPNRDSNLGTNSLKSALFQTGRPVLMCPPRDTAPQTFCERITVAWNGSLEASRMVALTLDLAAGAQKVSILTGGKGEPHGATAEELVEYYNLRGVAADIHRFEARNPGITLLKKTEEIGAGMLIMGAYGISHERETLFGGNTQAVVDSAQIPVVLAH; this is encoded by the coding sequence ATGCTCAGAAAAATACTCGTCCCCGTAAGAGGCGATGGTCTGGTCGAAACAGTTCTGGGTCACGCGGCAACGCTGGCGCGGCGTCACAAGGCGCATATCGTTGTTGCCCATTGCCGCCCCCAGGCGGAGGATCTGATGCCCTATGGGATGCCCTTGCCCGCTTTTGCCCGCAAAACCATGCTCAAGCAGGCGCAGGAACTGGCCAATCAACAGGAAAATGACCTCAGGGCAGAGCTGCACCAGCTCGCTGAAAAGCTGGAGCTGCACGAAGCGCAAGCCGCACCGGGCTCTGATACCACGGTCGAGTTCGTTGAGGAAAGCGGTCGTATGGCCGATGTGATCAAACACAATGGGCGGCTTGCGGATATCATCGTGGTTGCCAAACCGAACCGGGACAGCAACCTGGGGACAAATTCGCTGAAATCCGCGCTGTTTCAAACCGGCCGCCCGGTTTTGATGTGCCCGCCGCGTGACACGGCACCACAGACTTTTTGTGAGCGGATCACGGTCGCCTGGAATGGATCGCTCGAAGCCTCCCGCATGGTCGCGCTGACGCTTGATCTGGCCGCTGGCGCGCAGAAAGTCTCTATTCTGACCGGTGGCAAGGGGGAGCCTCATGGGGCGACCGCCGAGGAACTGGTCGAATACTATAATCTGCGCGGTGTGGCTGCCGATATTCACCGCTTTGAGGCGCGCAATCCGGGTATTACGCTGCTGAAAAAAACCGAGGAGATTGGGGCCGGTATGCTGATCATGGGGGCCTATGGGATCAGCCATGAGCGCGAAACACTGTTTGGAGGCAATACGCAAGCTGTTGTCGATTCAGCCCAAATTCCTGTCGTTCTGGCACATTAA